A region from the Benincasa hispida cultivar B227 chromosome 8, ASM972705v1, whole genome shotgun sequence genome encodes:
- the LOC120082459 gene encoding U-box domain-containing protein 19-like codes for MFHNSKSSDRRILTFPAVHPCEAISPATLLASLIDLCRQICNHQTKTFVTQKRNARETIRQMGILLIFFEELRDMSSNLPDSVVLCFSELHLTSQKILFLFEDCSRSNAKVWMLTKSQFVATQFWVLIRALATALDVLPLNRIDTSDEVKELVELVVKQARIAKFGLDKDDELMMKRLQSILLQFEKGIEPDLTAIKRVLDYLEIRRWSDCNKEIKFLEEEIDFQYSDLKERDVQILSSLVGLMSYSRVTLFEALDFRDKYQVEFKCNPEILSCLNPEDFRCPISLELMIDPVTVSTGQTYDRASIQKWLSAGNFICPKTGERLTSLELVPNSSLKKLINQFCADNGISLAKFNTRSHDITRTIIPGSLVTAEAIKFTSEFLLRRLVFGTSTEKNKAAYEIRLLAKSNIFNRSCLIKAGTIPPLLNLLSSFDKSTQENAIAAVLKLSKHSTGKILVVENGGLMPILSVLKSGFCLESRQLAAATLFYLSSVKEYRKLIGEIPDAITGLIELIKEGTTCGKKNAVVAIFGLLLCPKNNKTVLNSGAVPILLDIIATSDNSELISDSLAVIAALAESTEGSNAILQASALPLLMRTLNSASLSAGKEYCVSALRSLCSHGGEEVVAALAGDRSVAGSLYSVLTEGNAAAAKKARSLLKILHKFRENDVAVNSAVDRERSVHVW; via the coding sequence ATGTTTCACAATTCCAAAAGCTCCGATCGTCGGATTCTGACTTTTCCGGCGGTTCATCCCTGCGAAGCAATTTCCCCGGCGACTCTCTTGGCTTCCTTGATCGATCTCTGCCGTCAAATATGCAATCATCAAACGAAAACTTTCGTAACCCAGAAACGAAACGCCCGAGAAACGATTCGACAAATGGGAATTTTATTGATATTCTTCGAGGAGCTTCGCGACATGTCGTCCAATCTTCCGGATTCTGTCGTGCTCTGTTTTTCAGAACTTCACCTAACGTCTCAGAAAATATTGTTCTTGTTTGAAGATTGCTCGCGTTCTAATGCGAAGGTTTGGATGTTAACGAAGTCCCAATTCGTCGCTACTCAGTTTTGGGTTCTGATTCGAGCACTCGCTACGGCTCTCGATGTGTTGCCGTTGAATCGGATTGATACGAGTGATGAAGTGAAGGAATTGGTTGAATTAGTTGTGAAACAGGCACGAATTGCGAAATTTGGTTTGGATAAAGATGATGAATTGATGATGAAGCGTCTTCAATCGATTTTGCTGCAATTTGAAAAGGGGATTGAGCCGGATTTAACCGCCATTAAACGGGTTCTTGATTACCTTGAAATTCGAAGGTGGAGTGATTGTAATAAAGAGATAAAATTCTTGGAAGAAGAGATTGATTTTCAGTATTCGGATTTGAAAGAACGAGATGTTCAGATTTTGAGTAGTTTGGTGGGTCTTATGAGCTACAGCAGAGTAACTCTGTTTGAAGCTCTGGATTTTCGGGACAAATATCAAGTGGAATTCAAATGCAATCCCGAGATTCTTAGCTGTTTAAACCCAGAAGATTTTCGATGCCCAATTTCTCTTGAACTTATGATCGATCCTGTTACTGTATCCACTGGACAGACTTACGATCGAGCTTCGATTCAGAAATGGCTTTCCGCCGGAAATTTCATCTGCCCCAAAACAGGGGAGAGGCTCACAAGCTTAGAACTGGTTCCAAATTCGAGTCTCAAAAAGTTGATCAACCAATTTTGTGCCGATAATGGAATTTCCTTGGCCAAATTCAACACCCGATCTCATGATATAACTCGAACTATAATTCCGGGAAGTCTGGTCACCGCGGAAGCGATAAAATTTACATCGGAGTTTCTTCTCCGGCGACTGGTTTTTGGAACGAGTACGGAGAAGAACAAAGCGGCGTATGAGATTCGTTTGTTGGCGAAATCGAACATCTTCAATCGGTCTTGTTTGATTAAAGCGGGTACAATTCCCCCATTGTTGAATCTTCTCTCGTCTTTCGACAAATCCACGCAAGAAAACGCCATTGCTGCAGTGTTGAAACTTTCAAAGCATTCGACTGGGAAGATTTTGGTGGTGgaaaatggaggattaatgccGATTCTCTCTGTTTTAAAATCTGGGTTTTGCTTAGAATCTCGTCAATTAGCGGCCGCCACATTATTCTACCTCTCGTCAGTGAAGGAATACCGGAAACTGATCGGCGAAATTCCGGACGCCATTACAGGTCTTATCGAGCTCATCAAGGAAGGAACAACTTGCGGGAAAAAAAACGCAGTAGTCGCCATTTTCGGACTCTTACTCTGTccgaaaaacaacaaaaccgtTCTTAATTCCGGCGCCGTTCCAATTCTTCTCGACATAATCGCCACCTCCGACAACAGCGAGTTGATTTCCGATTCACTTGCCGTAATAGCAGCGTTGGCTGAGAGTACAGAAGGAAGCAATGCGATTCTTCAAGCCTCGGCTCTGCCTCTGCTTATGAGGACTCTGAATTCCGCAAGTTTGTCGGCCGGAAAAGAGTACTGCGTTTCGGCGCTACGTTCTCTGTGCAGCCACGGCGGCGAGGAGGTGGTGGCGGCGCTGGCCGGAGATCGGTCCGTTGCGGGGTCGCTTTATTCGGTGTTGACGGAGGGAAATGCGGCGGCGGCGAAGAAGGCGCGGTCGTTGTTGAAGATTTTGCATAAGTTTAGGGAAAACGATGTGGCGGTGAACTCGGCGGTGGATCGAGAACGATCTGTTCATGTTTGGTAA
- the LOC120082562 gene encoding protein DELETION OF SUV3 SUPPRESSOR 1(I)-like, with product MATESKTATEEVKMDLFEDDDEFEEFEINEEWEVKEEGKEVTQQWEDDWDDDDVNDDFSLQLRRELESNAEKK from the exons ATGGCGACTGAATCCAAAACTGCGACTGAGGAGGTTAAGATGGATCTctttgaagatgatgatgaGTTTGAAGAGTTTGAGATTAATGAAG AGTGGGAAGTaaaagaagaagggaaagaagTAACACAGCAGTGGGAAGACGACTGGGATGATGATGATGTCAATGACGACTTCTCTTTGCAGCTTAGGAGAGAATTGGAGAGCAATGCCGAGAAGAAATGA